One genomic segment of Actinoplanes ianthinogenes includes these proteins:
- a CDS encoding response regulator, which yields MILKGTGDVHVVGEASDGREVPAAVAEHRPDVVLMDIRMPGVDGLTATETLRRRPGAPEVLVLTTFDADEFVLRALRAGAGGFLLKDTPPGQIRDAVLRVARGEATLSPSVTRQLITHVTTAPPPDRGTAGRRLDQLTTRELDVALAVAQGKSNAEISADLFMSVATVKAHVSRLLTKLDLNNRVQIALLVHDAGLA from the coding sequence ATGATCCTCAAAGGCACCGGTGACGTGCACGTGGTCGGCGAGGCGAGCGACGGCCGGGAGGTGCCGGCCGCGGTCGCCGAGCACCGGCCGGACGTGGTGCTGATGGACATCCGGATGCCCGGGGTGGACGGGCTGACCGCCACCGAGACGCTGCGCCGGCGTCCCGGCGCGCCCGAGGTGCTGGTGCTGACCACGTTCGACGCCGACGAGTTCGTGCTGCGCGCGCTGCGTGCCGGGGCCGGCGGCTTCCTGCTCAAGGACACCCCGCCCGGCCAGATCCGGGACGCGGTGCTGCGCGTCGCGCGCGGGGAGGCCACCCTGTCGCCGAGCGTCACCCGGCAGCTGATCACCCACGTCACCACGGCGCCGCCGCCGGACCGGGGCACGGCCGGGCGCCGCCTCGATCAGCTCACCACCCGGGAGCTCGACGTGGCGCTGGCCGTGGCGCAGGGCAAGTCGAACGCGGAGATCTCGGCCGACCTGTTCATGTCGGTGGCCACGGTCAAAGCGCACGTGTCCCGGCTGCTCACCAAACTCGACCTGAACAACCGGGTGCAGATCGCCCTGCTGGTCCACGACGCCGGCCTGGCCTGA